In one Takifugu flavidus isolate HTHZ2018 chromosome 9, ASM371156v2, whole genome shotgun sequence genomic region, the following are encoded:
- the fgf1a gene encoding putative fibroblast growth factor 1 encodes MADDGAAAFDVQAVGGGFPRDYRRLTQLYCMNGGHHLQILPDGTVQGLRDDGDAHTVLKLKAVDRGVVVIRGTEAARYLAMNDEGRLYGSPTVTDECYFLEKLEENHYNTYMSRQYQDRNWYVALKKNGKPKLGPRTHVGQKAVFFLPRQVQDSSE; translated from the exons ATGGCGGATGACGGCGCGGCTGCATTCGATGTTCAGGCTGTAGGTGGCGGTTTCCCGCGAGACTACCGGCGTCTGACGCAGCTGTACTGCATGAACGGCGGGCACCACCTCCAGATCCTGCCCGACGGGACGGTGCAGGGCCTGCGGGACGACGGGGACGCACACA CTGTTTTAAAGCTTAAAGCTGTTGACAGGGGTGTCGTGGTCATCAGAGGCACGGAGGCCGCTCGGTATTTGGCCATGAACGACGAAGGACGACTGTACGGCTCG CCCACGGTGACAGACGAGTGTTACTTcttggagaagctggaggagaaccacTATAACACCTATATGTCCCGCCAATACCAGGACCGGAACTGGTACGTGGCCCTGAAAAAGAACGGTAAACCTAAGCTGGGGCCCAGGACTCATGTGGGACAGAAGGCCGTCTTCTTCCTGCCCCGACAGGTGCAGGACAGCAGCGAGTGA
- the nr3c1 gene encoding glucocorticoid receptor produces MDKDGVKKVTYRRDDPLRKLVYTESPEEGGLLKVAPHGAMSITSATPSQLLQPGQVSNGLGNSSFPEELAPGTANVSHLSENPEIKGLTKDQKLQEQQLCFLHTSTSLGGQILRESLPQLEANTIDGTQSSMDSLIGGSDPNFFPMKTDDFSMDKGDQDPIEIDPSFEPIRKDGDVHQKLFSDNTLDLLQDFELIGSPSDFYVGDDALLYSLAEDSLLGDVSSEKDLKSIVVEGVAGSEALSALNGSNILSPDQSSISTTASLTPSPALSVVVKKEKDADFIQLHTPGVIKEEKTSPGQNYCQMSSASSPEMLSSIISVCGVSTSGGQSYHFGVSPSSGEAQQQRNQNQKPVSNQYLPVTTLSGAWSREGENAAVHKVAEAFSRSPSYPICFTSSTNRQEGVTATSTVQGKSGSKICVVCSDEASGCHYGVLTCGSCKVFFKRAVEGQHNYLCAGRNDCIIDKIRRKNCPACRFRKCLMAGMNLEARKTKKLNRLKGVQQSNPPKPTTPCLPVEPCSLVPKCMPQLVPTMLSLLKAIEPETIYAGYDSTVPDTSTRLMTTLNRLGGQQVISAVKWAKALPGFRNLHLDDQMTLLQYSWLFLMSFSLGWRSYQQCNGNMLCFAPDLVINEERMKLPYMADQCEQMLKISSEFVRLQVSHDEYLCMKVLLLLSTVPKDGLKSQAVFDDIRMSYIKELGKAIVKREQNSSQNWQRFYQLTKLLDSMHEMVGGLLSFCFYTFVNKSLSVEFPEMLAEIISNQLPKFKAGSIKPLLFHQR; encoded by the exons ATGGACAAAGATGGAGTGAAGAAAGTAACATACAGGAGAGATGACCCTTTAAGAAAACTGGTCTACACTGAAAGCCCTGAGGAGGGAGGTCTGCTGAAGGTGGCTCCCCATGGTGCCATGTCCATCACATCTGCCACACCGAGCCAGTTGCTGCAGCCAGGACAAGTGTCCAACGGCCTCGGGAACAGTTCCTTCCCAGAAGAGCTCGCGCCTGGGACTGCAAACGTATCCCACTTGTCGGAAAACCCGGAGATCAAGGGTCTGACCAAAGATCAGAAACTTCAGGAGCAGCAGTTGTGTTTCCTACACACGTCCACGTCCCTCGGGGGTCAAATTTTAAGGGAAAGCCTCCCCCAGTTGGAGGCCAATACCATAGATGGTACACAGTCCTCCATGGATTCGCTTATTGGGGGGTCAGATCCTAACTTCTTCCCAATGAAGACAGATGATTTCTCCATGGATAAAGGAGACCAGGACCCCATTGAGATCGATCCTTCCTTTGAGCCCATTAGAAAAGATGGAGATGTGCATCAGAAACTCTTCAGTGACAATACCTTGGACCTGCTCCAAGACTTTGAGCTCATTGGATCCCCCTCTGATTTTTATGTGGGAGATGATGCTTTGCTTTACTCTCTGGCAGAAGATTCCCTGCTTGGGGACGTTAGCTCCGAGAAGGACCTCAAGTCTATTGTTGTAGAGGGTGTCGCTGGCAGTGAAGCCCTCTCTGCCTTGAATGGCAGCAACATATTAAGTCCAGACCAGTCAAGCATATCTACAACAGCCTCCTTAACGCCTTCCCCCGCTCTGTCTGTAGTAGTGAAGAAGGAAAAGGATGCCGACTTTATCCAGCTGCACACCCCAGGTGTgatcaaagaggagaaaacgtCCCCCGGCCAGAATTACTGCCAGATGAGCAGCGCATCCTCCCCAGAAATGCTCAGCTCCATCATCTCTGTCTGTGGGGTCAGCACCTCCGGAGGACAGAGTTACCACTTTGGAGTCAGCCCCAGCAGCGGCGAAGCTCAGCAGCAGCGGAATCAGAACCAGAAGCCAGTGTCCAACCAGTATCTACCTGTCACCACCCTGAGCGGGGCCTGGAGCCGAGAAGGGGAGAACGCTGCAGTCCACAAGGTTGCCGAGGCTTTCTCCAGGTCCCCTTCATACCCCATCTGCTTTACCAG TTCCACCAACAGACAGGAAGGTGTCACTGCGACGTCAACTGTGCAGGGAAAGAGTGGGAGTAAAATCTGCGTGGTTTGCTCTGATGAGGCGTCAGGTTGTCACTACGGAGTTCTCACCTGCGGGAGCTGCAAGGTCTTCTTCAAAAGAGCAGTCGAAG GACAGCATAATTACTTGTGTGCTGGGAGAAATGACTGCATAATAGACAAGATCAGGAGAAAGAACTGCCCAGCATGCCGCTTCCGCAAGTGTCTGATGGCTGGCATGAACCTGGAAG CACGTAAAACTAAGAAGCTGAACCGGCTGAAGGGGGTCCAGCAGAGCAACCCGCCCAAGCCCACGACGCCTTGTCTTCCTGTGGAGCCTTGCTCACTCGTACCCAAGTGCATGCCCCAGCTCGTTCCCACCATGTTGTCCCTGCTGAAAGCCATCGAGCCGGAGACCATCTACGCTGGCTATGACAGCACCGTGCCAGACACATCCACCCGCCTCATGACCACGCTCAACAGACtgggaggtcagcaggtcatttCTGCTGTCAAGTGGGCCAAAGCTCTCCCAG GGTTCAGGAACCTGCACCTGGATGATCAGATGACTCTGTTGCAGTACTCCTGGCTCTTCCTCATGTCTTTCAGTCTGGGCTGGAGGTCTTACCAGCAGTGTAACGGGAACATGCTTTGCTTTGCACCAGACCTGGTCATAAATGA GGAGCGGATGAAGCTACCCTACATGGCTGACCAGTGCGAGCAGATGCTGAAGATTTCCAGTGAGTTTGTTCGTCTGCAGGTCTCCCACGACGAGTACCTGTGCATGAAGGTCCTGTTGCTTctcagcacag TGCCAAAAGACGGCTTAAAGAGCCAGGCGGTGTTTGACGACATCCGCATGTCCTACATCAAGGAGCTGGGGAAAGCCATCGTGAAGCGCGAACAGAACTCCAGCCAGAACTGGCAGCGTTTCTATCAGCTCACCAAGCTGCTGGATTCCATGCATGAG atggTTGGAGGGCTTCTCAGCTTCTGCTTCTACACCTTTGTGAATAAGTCCCTGAGTGTAGAGTTTCCAGAAATGTTGGCAGAGATCATCAGCAACCAGTTACCAAAATTCAAGGCCGGGAGCATCAAGCCGCTCCTGTTCCACCAGAGATGA
- the sh3rf2 gene encoding E3 ubiquitin-protein ligase SH3RF2 isoform X1, translated as MVDYSLTAAPQAPHLKEAGPLEMEELAVMALLECPLCFEQLDLSAKVLPCQHTFCMSCLQKHQAAHAPSPLLCPDCRAPVPARTAEELPANLLLVRLLEGLQVSPRPSRNRQRARYSVPSSVREGQQQLDNQQSELSVRGSNRNLLTGLSVGTLVPAGPSISPKHKVDNRYQGGDGDPGRAMPAASQASVAEHLQQSQPAALCKALFDFNPSEMNLEDRESFLSFQKGDILTVIRRLDENWIEAKSGDKVGVCPLQFTEPNSVAAKLLEGKNRRGSDSADSYHRTWSGGKDKVSDVPAWSTHYGVPQFPAKTVILNALPTSDQRKQPSASSVNFYQPSKGETSNRAVTSSNHHLSALPAARGHSHTTRASSQPHRRRTDSHRHLLQTVKKMNSETPPTISMALVNPQMPSVSADGKNSSTQQLSISVCAVLYSYNPRRPEELELKKGEMVGVYGKFKEGWLRGLSLRTGRVGILPSNYISPVLRTSARLLETRAANATSQHNTVTGKRPAAAKNPSVFLALDRVNSDAAVYSAGTVPPVPDGAQHAVSSINTGKPSLYGSSQGWDTVRRIFNPQRGTNQMAGLDVPSNLRHFAQVQASGYSPALHRKKSSGLLSSSGRLLNWMTESTAPPAAAIHKDREFLGSQEATFQHDRPSPDAPQSILVRPDSNKSNIDKPAKSVRFLTDEDSPPLRRRTSSWSSGTQIPSNCHHRPPPLEVWAPSLTLGRDGPGIILKEGKVSVQRKGLETATSDLNSNPQKPTLAQPPLSAASAQFSPIRHVVTSTHLAQTDSELSLLQGELVLVHRPRPDGRVLITQESSGQTGLFHCGVFQSLEKLS; from the exons ATGGTGGATTATAGTCTGACAGCTGCACCACAAGCGCCTCACCTGAAGGAAGCCGGCCCTTTGGAAATGGAGGAACTGGCTGTGATGGCCTTGCTGGAGTGTCCTCTGTGTTTTGAGCAGCTGGACTTGTCAGCTAAGGTGCTGCCCTGTCAGCACACTTTCTGCATGTCGTGCCTGCAGAAGCACCAGGCAGCCCACGCACCGTCCCCGCTCCTCTGCCCGGACTGTCGCGCTCCCGTCCCCGCCAGGACGGCGGAGGAGCTTCCTGCAAACCTCCTGCTGGTGCGACTCCTGGAGGGGCTTCAGGTCTCCCCCAGGCCCAGCAGGAACAGGCAGAGAGCTCGCTACTCTGTTCCTTCTTCTGTGAGAGAGGGTCAACAGCAACTGGATAACCAGCAGAGTGAG ctgtctgtcagggGTTCCAATCGAAACCTGCTAACGGGTTTATCAGTAGGAACGCTGGTCCCAGCCGGTCCCAGTATCTCCCCGAAACACAAAGTGGATAACAGGTACCAGGGAGGCGACGGTGACCCTGGCAGAGCGATGCCGGCTGCCAGCCAGGCGTCCGTGGCAGAGCACCTCCAGCAGTCACAACCTGCTGCACTCTGCAAGGCTCTGTTCGACTTCAACCCCTCCGAGATGAATCTGGAAGACCGTGAAAGTTTTCTCAGCTTCCAGAAG GGAGACATCCTCACTGTCATCAGACGCCTGGATGAAAACTGGATCGAAGCCAAGTCGGGAGACAAAGTGGGAGTTTGCCCTCTGCAGTTTACAGAG ccaaACTCAGTAGCTGCCAAACTGCTGGAGGGAAAGAATCGGAGGGGGAGTGATTCAGCAGATTCTTACCATCGGACTTGGAGTGGGGGCAAAGACAAGGTCAGTGACGTACCTGCTTGGTCCACCCACTACGGAGTCCCTCAGTTCCCAGCCAAGACAGTCATCCTCAATGCTTTGCCCACCTCCGACCAACGGAAACAGCCTTCAGCCAGCAGCGTCAACTTTTATCAGCCCTCCAAAGGAGAGACGAGCAACAGAGCCGTCACCAGCTCTAACCATCACCTCTCTGCCCTTCCTGCTGCCCGAGGCCACTCCCACACCACCAGAGCGAGCTCTCAGCCGCACCGACGCCGCACCGACAGTCACCGACACCTGTTACAG ACTGTAAAGAAAATGAACAGTGAGACTCCGCCCACCATCTCCATGGCGTTGGTGAACCCCCAGATGCCCTCTGTCTCCGCAGATGGCAAGAACTCCTCCACACAGCAACTCTCCATCAGTGT GTGCGCCGTCTTGTACTCCTATAATCCACGACgaccagaggagctggagctgaagaaggGAGAGATGGTGGGGGTGTACGGCAAGTTCAAAGAAGGGTGGCTGCGTGGGCTGTCACTCAGAACGGGACGAGTCGGCATTCTGCCCAGCAACTACATCTCACCTGTGCTCAG AACCTCAGCCAGGCTTCTGGAGACTAGAGCAGCAAACGCGACCTCCCAGCACAACACTGTGACTGGGAAGAGACCCGCTGCTGCCAAGAACCCCTCCGTGTTCCTCGCTCTGGATCGAGTAAACTCTGACGCGGCAGTCTATTCAGCTGGAACCGTTCCACCTGTGCCAGACGGAGCACAACATGCAGTGTCATCCATAAACACTGGAAAACCATCCCTCTATGGTAGCAGCCAAGGCTGGGACACGGTCAGACGCATATTCAACCCCCAGAGAG gtaCAAATCAAATGGCCGGTTTGGACGTCCCATCCAACTTGCGGCATTTTGCACAAGTTCAGGCATCAGGCTACTCACCTGCATTGCACAGGAAGAAAAGTAGTGGCCTCCTGTCCAGCTCTGGCAGGCTGCTGAACTGGATGACTGAAtctacagcgccccctgctgccgcCATCCACAAAGACAGGGAGTTCTTGGGCTCACAAGAAGCCACGTTTCAGCACGACAGACCCTCCCCAGATGCCCCCCAGTCCATTCTAGTCAGGCCTGACTCAAACAAGAGCAATATAGACAAG CCAGCAAAGTCAGTGCGATTCCTTACGGATGAGGACTCACCGCCTCTGAGACGTCGGACCTCCTCCTGGTCATCGGGGACTCAGATTCCCTCCAACTGCCACCACAGGCCTCCTCCCCTGGAAGTCTGGGCCCCTTCTCTCACCCTGGGAAGAGATGGACCGGGGATAATTCTCAAAGAAGGAAAGGTTTCCGTTCAAAGGAAGGGTCTCGAAACAGCCACCTCAGATCTGAACTCTAACCCCCAAAAGCCAACCCTGGCACAACCACCTTTATCAGCCGCGTCAGCTCAGTTCAGTCCCATCAG acACGTGGTAACCTCCACACATTTAGCCCAGACAGACTCCGAGCTCAGTCTGCTTCAAGGAGAGCTTGTTCTGGTCCACAGACCGCGACCTGACGGACGTGTTCTGATCACTCAGGAGAGCAGCGGACAGACGGGCTTATTCCACTGTGGCGTGTTCCAGTCCCTTGAGAAGCTCAGCTGA
- the LOC130530932 gene encoding BTB/POZ domain-containing protein KCTD16-like, giving the protein MALNENCKTQVTKEQNSVQSDVVELNVGGQVYYTRYGTLTGFPNSLLGKLFSNNKGSSNDLPRDFRGRYFIDRDGFLFRYVLDYLRDQQVVLPDHFPEKGRLKREAEYFQLPDLVKLLSSDDSKQLPDDLYSCDFDDGQGSERFYSSYSLDRRYGYITVAFKGVCAGGGREGQSDAKAKKLPRIFISSRIGLAKEVFGDALNENRDSDRPPDRYTCRFYLKFRQLERAFDMLSESGFYIVACNSSLAASPIGHYADDRVWSNYAQYIFYRGPSRWQSSHCDCCCKSHKSEHEGESGTSFNELSTSCSETQSEAGSPQGTVICGPVIRRPNAQTLDRPMPKVPVHMLQQADMRRKTDMLRVRTFGVRDREAAKRKANKEKMTPEQELEKCIQDFRRIRIPDRFPERKNMWQSELLRKYHL; this is encoded by the exons ATGGCACTGAACGAAAACTGCAAGACGCAAGTGACCAAGGAGCAGAACTCAGTGCAGTCGGATGTCGTTGAACTCAATGTTGGTGGACAGGTATATTACACGCGTTATGGCACGCTGACAGGCTTTCCAAATTCGCTACTCGGGAAGCTGTTCTCCAACAACAAAGGGTCCTCCAACGACTTACCCCGGGACTTTAGAGGACGTTACTTTATCGACAGAGATGGGTTTCTGTTCCGGTACGTTTTGGATTACCTTAGGGACCAGCAAGTCGTTCTCCCCGACCACTTCCCTGAGAAAGGAAGGTTGAAAAGAGAGGCTGAATACTTTCAGTTGCCGGATTTGGTCAAACTTCTATCGTCAGACGATTCGAAACAGCTCCCAGACGACTTATATAGCTGCGATTTTGACGACGGGCAGGGCAGCGAGAGGTTTTACTCGTCTTACTCTTTGGACAGGAGGTACGGCTACATCACTGTCGCCTTCAAAGGCGTGTGCGCCGGCGGGGGGAGAGAGGGTCAAAGCGACGCCAAAGCCAAAAAGTTGCCAAGgatcttcatcagcagcaggattGGCCTCGCCAAAGAAGTTTTCGGAGACGCCCTGAATGAGAACAGGGATTCGGACCGACCACCGGACCGATACACATGCAGGTTTTACCTCAAGTTCAGACAGCTGGAGAGAGCGTTTGACATGCTGTCAGAGAGCGGCTTTTACATCGTGGCCTGCAACTCGTCCCTGGCTGCGTCCCCGATTGGTCACTACGCGGATGACAGGGTCTGGTCCAATTACGCGCAATACATCTTCTACC GCGGTCCCTCGAGGTGGCAGTCCTCCCACTGCGACTGCTGCTGCAAGAGCCATAAAAGCGAGCACGAGGGCGAGAGCGGCACCTCCTTCAACGAGCTctcaacttcctgttcagaGACCCAATCAGAGGCCGGTTCCCCCCAGGGAACCGTGATTTGTGGCCCAGTTATCCGACGGCCCAACGCTCAGACGCTGGATCGTCCCATGCCCAAAGTACCAGTTCACATGCTACAGCAGGCTGACATGCGGCGCAAGACTGACATGCTACGTGTGAGGACCTTCGGCGTCCGTGATCGAGAGGCCGCCAAAAGGAAAGCAAATAAGGAGAAGATGACTccagagcaggagctggagaaatgCATCCAAGACTTCCGCCGGATAAGGATTCCTGATCGCTTCCCAGAGAGAAAGAACATGTGGCagtcagagctgctgaggaAGTATCACCTCTGA
- the sh3rf2 gene encoding E3 ubiquitin-protein ligase SH3RF2 isoform X2 yields MVDYSLTAAPQAPHLKEAGPLEMEELAVMALLECPLCFEQLDLSAKVLPCQHTFCMSCLQKHQAAHAPSPLLCPDCRAPVPARTAEELPANLLLVRLLEGLQVSPRPSRNRQRARYSVPSSVREGQQQLDNQQSELSVRGSNRNLLTGLSVGTLVPAGPSISPKHKVDNRYQGGDGDPGRAMPAASQASVAEHLQQSQPAALCKALFDFNPSEMNLEDRESFLSFQKGDILTVIRRLDENWIEAKSGDKVGVCPLQFTEPNSVAAKLLEGKNRRGSDSADSYHRTWSGGKDKPSASSVNFYQPSKGETSNRAVTSSNHHLSALPAARGHSHTTRASSQPHRRRTDSHRHLLQTVKKMNSETPPTISMALVNPQMPSVSADGKNSSTQQLSISVCAVLYSYNPRRPEELELKKGEMVGVYGKFKEGWLRGLSLRTGRVGILPSNYISPVLRTSARLLETRAANATSQHNTVTGKRPAAAKNPSVFLALDRVNSDAAVYSAGTVPPVPDGAQHAVSSINTGKPSLYGSSQGWDTVRRIFNPQRGTNQMAGLDVPSNLRHFAQVQASGYSPALHRKKSSGLLSSSGRLLNWMTESTAPPAAAIHKDREFLGSQEATFQHDRPSPDAPQSILVRPDSNKSNIDKPAKSVRFLTDEDSPPLRRRTSSWSSGTQIPSNCHHRPPPLEVWAPSLTLGRDGPGIILKEGKVSVQRKGLETATSDLNSNPQKPTLAQPPLSAASAQFSPIRHVVTSTHLAQTDSELSLLQGELVLVHRPRPDGRVLITQESSGQTGLFHCGVFQSLEKLS; encoded by the exons ATGGTGGATTATAGTCTGACAGCTGCACCACAAGCGCCTCACCTGAAGGAAGCCGGCCCTTTGGAAATGGAGGAACTGGCTGTGATGGCCTTGCTGGAGTGTCCTCTGTGTTTTGAGCAGCTGGACTTGTCAGCTAAGGTGCTGCCCTGTCAGCACACTTTCTGCATGTCGTGCCTGCAGAAGCACCAGGCAGCCCACGCACCGTCCCCGCTCCTCTGCCCGGACTGTCGCGCTCCCGTCCCCGCCAGGACGGCGGAGGAGCTTCCTGCAAACCTCCTGCTGGTGCGACTCCTGGAGGGGCTTCAGGTCTCCCCCAGGCCCAGCAGGAACAGGCAGAGAGCTCGCTACTCTGTTCCTTCTTCTGTGAGAGAGGGTCAACAGCAACTGGATAACCAGCAGAGTGAG ctgtctgtcagggGTTCCAATCGAAACCTGCTAACGGGTTTATCAGTAGGAACGCTGGTCCCAGCCGGTCCCAGTATCTCCCCGAAACACAAAGTGGATAACAGGTACCAGGGAGGCGACGGTGACCCTGGCAGAGCGATGCCGGCTGCCAGCCAGGCGTCCGTGGCAGAGCACCTCCAGCAGTCACAACCTGCTGCACTCTGCAAGGCTCTGTTCGACTTCAACCCCTCCGAGATGAATCTGGAAGACCGTGAAAGTTTTCTCAGCTTCCAGAAG GGAGACATCCTCACTGTCATCAGACGCCTGGATGAAAACTGGATCGAAGCCAAGTCGGGAGACAAAGTGGGAGTTTGCCCTCTGCAGTTTACAGAG ccaaACTCAGTAGCTGCCAAACTGCTGGAGGGAAAGAATCGGAGGGGGAGTGATTCAGCAGATTCTTACCATCGGACTTGGAGTGGGGGCAAAGACAAG CCTTCAGCCAGCAGCGTCAACTTTTATCAGCCCTCCAAAGGAGAGACGAGCAACAGAGCCGTCACCAGCTCTAACCATCACCTCTCTGCCCTTCCTGCTGCCCGAGGCCACTCCCACACCACCAGAGCGAGCTCTCAGCCGCACCGACGCCGCACCGACAGTCACCGACACCTGTTACAG ACTGTAAAGAAAATGAACAGTGAGACTCCGCCCACCATCTCCATGGCGTTGGTGAACCCCCAGATGCCCTCTGTCTCCGCAGATGGCAAGAACTCCTCCACACAGCAACTCTCCATCAGTGT GTGCGCCGTCTTGTACTCCTATAATCCACGACgaccagaggagctggagctgaagaaggGAGAGATGGTGGGGGTGTACGGCAAGTTCAAAGAAGGGTGGCTGCGTGGGCTGTCACTCAGAACGGGACGAGTCGGCATTCTGCCCAGCAACTACATCTCACCTGTGCTCAG AACCTCAGCCAGGCTTCTGGAGACTAGAGCAGCAAACGCGACCTCCCAGCACAACACTGTGACTGGGAAGAGACCCGCTGCTGCCAAGAACCCCTCCGTGTTCCTCGCTCTGGATCGAGTAAACTCTGACGCGGCAGTCTATTCAGCTGGAACCGTTCCACCTGTGCCAGACGGAGCACAACATGCAGTGTCATCCATAAACACTGGAAAACCATCCCTCTATGGTAGCAGCCAAGGCTGGGACACGGTCAGACGCATATTCAACCCCCAGAGAG gtaCAAATCAAATGGCCGGTTTGGACGTCCCATCCAACTTGCGGCATTTTGCACAAGTTCAGGCATCAGGCTACTCACCTGCATTGCACAGGAAGAAAAGTAGTGGCCTCCTGTCCAGCTCTGGCAGGCTGCTGAACTGGATGACTGAAtctacagcgccccctgctgccgcCATCCACAAAGACAGGGAGTTCTTGGGCTCACAAGAAGCCACGTTTCAGCACGACAGACCCTCCCCAGATGCCCCCCAGTCCATTCTAGTCAGGCCTGACTCAAACAAGAGCAATATAGACAAG CCAGCAAAGTCAGTGCGATTCCTTACGGATGAGGACTCACCGCCTCTGAGACGTCGGACCTCCTCCTGGTCATCGGGGACTCAGATTCCCTCCAACTGCCACCACAGGCCTCCTCCCCTGGAAGTCTGGGCCCCTTCTCTCACCCTGGGAAGAGATGGACCGGGGATAATTCTCAAAGAAGGAAAGGTTTCCGTTCAAAGGAAGGGTCTCGAAACAGCCACCTCAGATCTGAACTCTAACCCCCAAAAGCCAACCCTGGCACAACCACCTTTATCAGCCGCGTCAGCTCAGTTCAGTCCCATCAG acACGTGGTAACCTCCACACATTTAGCCCAGACAGACTCCGAGCTCAGTCTGCTTCAAGGAGAGCTTGTTCTGGTCCACAGACCGCGACCTGACGGACGTGTTCTGATCACTCAGGAGAGCAGCGGACAGACGGGCTTATTCCACTGTGGCGTGTTCCAGTCCCTTGAGAAGCTCAGCTGA